CGGCCCAAGGCGGGCTACCCCAGCGAGTTCATCGAGCTGCCCGTGTTCACGCACCTGCCGCTGAGCGGGGAGCGCGGCAAGGACTCGATGAGCCGCAACCACATCAACGTGCTGACGGCTCAGGCGCTCGTGTTCCTGCCGGGCCAGGCGGGCTCGGTGGCCGAGGCGGAGCTGGCGCTGCGCTACCGCAAGCCGGCCCTGCTGTTCGGGCAGGGCCGGGAGTTCCACCGCTTCCCCGAGCGGCTGGAGCGCACGGACTCGCTGGAGCACGTCTGCGAGTGGCTGCTGAGCACGGTGCGGTAGGGAGCAGGGCGAACCTGACAGGTCGTCCAACGCGCGGCTCTGATATGGTGAGTGGCGAACAGTCCGCCACCGACTCCCCAGGGTGGCACGTCGCCAGGGTGGCGCCGAGCCCCGCGTATGATCAGCCCCGACTATCCGCTGGCCAGTTGGTTCCTGGTGGTGTCCACCTTGTTCTTCCTGGTGGTCGTCGCCCTGCCGTTGTTCTTCGCGCCGCTGACGTGGGCGCGTTGGTTCGGCTGGAAGTGGCCCGCGGAGAACACGGACCTCACGGTCTACTTCGGGCGG
Above is a genomic segment from Hyalangium ruber containing:
- a CDS encoding molybdenum cofactor carrier protein, whose product is MLQRRKIIGVMGSGTEEYRERVIPLARWLAEHGYDLLTGAGQGVMRAAAEAFIAVPGRRGLSVGIVPGEVEDGAYRPKAGYPSEFIELPVFTHLPLSGERGKDSMSRNHINVLTAQALVFLPGQAGSVAEAELALRYRKPALLFGQGREFHRFPERLERTDSLEHVCEWLLSTVR